TATGGAGAGGCTTTTGAAGGAGTGTTGACAAAAAAATATCTAATAATATTTAAATATTTACTTGCAAAAAGTTATTGGATTATGGATAATAGATTGTGTGCAATATATCTACGACATACAATATACATAATGACTGTACGGTGCAAATACGAGGGATACTCCGGTTGGGGAATCTCTTTGTTCCGTTTGGGCTGTGCCGATTTTGGTAGTACAGATTAGAAAAGAGAGGATGAACATTTTGACGAATTCGTTGTTTACACCGTATAAACTCAAGGATTTGGAATTAAAAAATCGTGTAGTCATGGCCCCAATGTGCCAATACTCGGTGACGGCCAAGGACGGGATTCCGAATGATTGGCATCATGTTCACTACTTGAGCCGGGCTATTGGAGGCACGGGTCTAATTATTATAGAAATGACGGACGTAGAGCCAGATGGACGAATCACGGACTATGATTTGGGACTCTGGTCAGATGAACATATTCCTGCTTTTAAAAAGATCGTGGACGGCGTGCACGCGCACGGGGCCAAGGTAGGCATCCAAATTGCTCACGCGGGCCGTAAAGCTGAGGATGCGGCAGTGCCAGTGGCTCCTTCTGCCATTGTCTACCCGGATGCGGGTTATAAACAGCCACGCGCACTCACCACGGAAGAAGTACAGGGCATGGTGCAAAAATTCGCAGATGCCGCCCGCCGTGCGGTTCAAGCGGGCGTGGACACGATTGAGCTTCATGGTGCGCACGGTTATTTGATTCACCAATTCCATTCGCCGCTCACGAACAAGCGGGATGACGTATATGGACAGGATTTATCCCGTTTCGGTGTTGAAGTCATTCAGGCTGTACGCAAGGAAATGCCTGCAGGCATGCCGTTGATCTTCCGCATCAGCGCGGTGGAGTACGTGGACGGCGGATACGATGTGGATCATGCCATTGAGCTGAGCCGTGCTTATCAAGCTGCCGGCGTAGATGTCGTTCATGTCAGCTCGGGCGGGGAAGGCCCGGCCGGAGCAAGAAAGCCGGGCAACTATCCGGGCTACCAAGTGCCGTTCGCGCGCCAAATTCGCGAGGCGTTGAACGTTCCCGTGATCGCTGTCGGCGCACTGGATGACCCGGCCTTGGCGCAGTCTGTTATCGGCAACGAGGATGCCGATCTGGTCGCTATAGGACGCGGATTGCTGCGCAATCCTTACTGGGGCACGCATGCAGCGGTCACGCTGCGCGGCGAGAAGCCTTCCATACCTGAACAATATCAACGTGGCTACTGAGGCCTAAGTAATCCCACGTTGTTTATATATAAACAGGCACCTGACGAAGTATACGCTTCGTTGCAGGTGCCTGTTTTGTTTTAGAGGACAGACATTAAAATGTAAGCAATCTTGCAATCGATACTCGTATGGATTAGTGTTCGAGATGTTGAGAGGCTATTTCGAAATAGAGAAATAAATAGAATATGTAAGTAGAAGGACGATGAGTGTCCGTATGAGGTTGGTTGAATTGAACTGTAAAATGTTGTCGCAGAACGACGGATTTACGTGCTATAATTCCAGTAACAACAGAATGGCTTAGGTGGGCGGTCGGCTAAGTCTCCCGGAAGGGAGGTGATGCCTGTGGAGGTTAAAGATGCTCTGACATTAATGATGATGTTCGGCACGCTATTAGTAGCGTTGATCGGATTAATCGTTACGATTGTTATTGCGTTAAACCAAAACAAAAAGAAATAGACCGCCCTGCTCAAGGGGAAAACGGTCTATTTCTGTAGATCGCCTTTGAACAGCCGACCGCTCTTCAAAGCGGCTGTTGCCAAGAGTAGGGATGTTAGCAGCATCCTTACTCTTTTTTAGTATAGCCTTCTATAGCTCATTTTAGCACATTTGAATAATCAATGTAACTGAATGCGGTTATTACTTGGTGAAAACTTTAATCTCCTTCGGAGCGAGCGTCACGGTGATCGAACCGTTGTTGATCTGAATGGAGTCGTTGCTTAGCT
This DNA window, taken from Paenibacillus kribbensis, encodes the following:
- a CDS encoding NADH:flavin oxidoreductase/NADH oxidase yields the protein MTNSLFTPYKLKDLELKNRVVMAPMCQYSVTAKDGIPNDWHHVHYLSRAIGGTGLIIIEMTDVEPDGRITDYDLGLWSDEHIPAFKKIVDGVHAHGAKVGIQIAHAGRKAEDAAVPVAPSAIVYPDAGYKQPRALTTEEVQGMVQKFADAARRAVQAGVDTIELHGAHGYLIHQFHSPLTNKRDDVYGQDLSRFGVEVIQAVRKEMPAGMPLIFRISAVEYVDGGYDVDHAIELSRAYQAAGVDVVHVSSGGEGPAGARKPGNYPGYQVPFARQIREALNVPVIAVGALDDPALAQSVIGNEDADLVAIGRGLLRNPYWGTHAAVTLRGEKPSIPEQYQRGY
- a CDS encoding putative holin-like toxin; this encodes MEVKDALTLMMMFGTLLVALIGLIVTIVIALNQNKKK